The following is a genomic window from Myxococcales bacterium.
AGCTTGCTCATAAACACATCCGGCCTCTGTATGATTTTGACAAAGAGCTATTTTTGGAATTAAAAGGCATTTCAGATGCAAGTAATGTATCTCTTGAGCACTTGATCGTCTTAAATCACTACACCGATTTGCGAGATATTATGCCTAATGCTCATCACGATTTGTCAAAAGATAGTGATGCCACCGAGGCTAACAGCGGTTGCTCAATAATTTATAGCCCCACTCATAATGGGCCCGTACTGGGGCAAACATGGGATATTCATGGAAGTGCCCAGCCTTATATCATCATGCTCAAAGTTAAAGATTGTTTGGCGTTTAGTATTGTTGGCTGTTTGGGAATGATGGGTCTAAATAAGCATGGTGTTGGGGTTGCTATTAATAATCTCAGCAGTTTTGATGCACGTATAGGTGTGTTGTGGCCTGCTTTGGTAAGAAAAATACTGATGTGTAAAAATGCACAAAGTGCCAAAGAGGAAATTATGAAATGTCCCAGTAGTTCTGGACGACATTATGCAGTTGTTGATGAAAATAATTTTTTTGGTATTGAATTGAGCGGCACCAAAAAGAAGATAATCTGCGATGATGCGAGCAAGAAGTATTTTCATACCAATCACTGCCTTGATGCAGAAATGAGAAAGACTCACATGATCCGCAAGGGATCAAATACTCTATGGCGCCTTGAACACTTGCAAGGGGTTATTGGACATGAAGATCTTTCAAGCCCAAAAAAAGTTTTTCTTGCATTAAGATCTGTTTCAATAGCGCCCGATAAAAATTATCCTCACAAAACAACTACCTGTGGAACCGTTGTAATGGATATTAATCAACGTTCCACCATAGCGTGTTCAGGTATTGCTCACGAAGAGTTACTAGAAGATGCAAATTACAGCATTAGTTTGTAATGATCTTACTCCGCTTTCTGGCTTCAATCCCTAGACAAAAGTAATGTGAATTTTACCTTGTCGATATTGTTGTTGCTAAAGGATGCTTTTATGAAAAGTTTATTTTTTTTTGGTGCTCTGTTATTTCCAGTAAGTCTGCTGGCTAATTGGGAAATTATTTCACAACCAAATGAATACGTGGAATTTGAGGATCATGCATTAACATCAAAGGTTATTAATGGTGAAAGCTATGTTGCAGAAAAAATCTGTCGCTTAGGGATCAACATTAAATATCCATCTGGTGAAAGTAAAAATTATGAAAATTCTGACCTTCAAGATGTAGGTCCATGTATTAGAGATCTAACTTTTTCTCCTACGGATTCATTATTGCTATGTTGCTCTTCAGGTAATTACTTACTTTTTTATGATATTAATGATGCAGGTTTATACGTTCTTGATGAAAAAGTTAAAGTGGAACCTAATTTTAAAACTTACCAGGTGAGATTTTCTAAATGTGGGAATTACATTAAGGTATTTGGCGAAAGTGAGCGTAACTTTATAATTTTTATAAACAAAAAATACGAAAATAACAGTATAAATAGAGACCAGTTAGGAACAAAAAAACCTGTAGTTTGAAAATTTAGATGTGCTGAATGATGAATTTGGTATTTGGACACGCCAAAAGTGGATCGTGTCCAAGAAAATAATGACATGAGTTTAAGAATTACTGCTAGCAAAATCCTTGCTGCTTTGTGATAGGAAGCGAGCATACTCAAGGAGGGCATCTTCGTGAGCTCCATCAAGCTGTTTACATTCTTCTAGTGCTGGAGGAAGACCAAATAGGGTGTCAACTTGTGGGTTTTTTTCTATATAGGTACTCATAAAGCCATTCTTACCATTAGCTTCGACGACGTATGGATTTCCTGCTGTATCCAACACAATATCGATTCCAATATCACCAATTTTTTGTTTTAGTTTTTTTTCTAAAGCAGTCGCGGTGAGAATCGCGATGTGATTGCACTTCTGGATAAGATCTCCGTGATCTATATCTTTGTCTAGTTCTAGAGGTTGTAGAACGATTTGACTGTTTCCAGGTCTTCCACCTTGAGCCAAGTTACCTCCTATACGCATCTGATATCCACTTACCTTTTGCACTCCGAGCTCCCCGCGTTGCACATTAAAGCGAAAGTCTGTTAACTTGTCCTGATATTTATAAGTGAGTATTCCTTGTTGAATGATATAGCGAGCGTTAGTTTGCTTGATTTTTTTTCGAGCTTCACTGACCTTGGCATAGAGTTTTTTCTTGTTAATATTCTCTTCTCGAATAGTTACCCATTTTTTTTCTTTTTTATTTTTTATTTTATACCCAATAGAAAAAGTCGATAAATTTGGAGATTTTTCAATAGTTATGATGCCGTATCCTTTGCTGCCAAAAGTTGGTTTTATGTAGAGTTGGTCATATTTTTTATACATATTTTTTAGATTTCTTTTAGAAAATGTATGTGTTTTCGGATGAGGAATATTATTTTTTGCCATGATTTTAGCAAACAAACGTTTATTGTTGACAGGTTCCATTGTGTCTGTTTCTGGATTAATAAAAGGAATACCTAAATCATGGAGCTGAGCTTTGAGAAGTTTGGCTTTTTCTTTATTTTTGGGATTATTTTTATACACACCAAAATCATAGACAACATCTGGTAAGGGAGCCTCACTTGCCCTTATCCAGCGCTTATTTTTATCTCGTTGGAAAACTTTTCTCATAACGCCTTTTTCAAAATCTATTTCAGAATTGAAATTTATATTGTAGGCAAGAATATTTTGTTCCAGCGCTTTATCGACGAGATTCTCTCGTGTCCGATAAGTAGCCAAAATAGCAAAGACAAATTCAGGTTTATCTGTAGTTTCCTGTTCGAGAGCATGAGCCAAAAAGGGGCTCAACAAAAAGATAAGAAAACTTAGGAAAACAAAATTTTTATAAATTTTCATAGATTATTCTCCAAATAGCAGCTCAAACCATTACGATAGGCTTTCTATCGGAGATAAATCTTTGAAAGTTGTGTAGAGGTTTTTTTCAAATATATTTTTTAATTTCAATCTGTGAGGTTAATTATTCAACGGTGACACTTTTAGCCAAATTTCTTGGTTTGTCCACGTCAATACCTTTGTGATTACTCAGGTGGTAAGCCAATAATTGCAAGGGAACAGTTGCAAGAATAGGCAAAAGGAATTCATCACAATGTTCTAGGGGAATAAAGTAATCGGAAGCTTCTTGTACATCAACTGCATTTTTAGGGGCAACGGAAATTACACAAGCACCACGAGCTTTGACTTCAAAAAGATTGCTTAATGTTTTGACTCCCAAAATATCATTGGAAAAAGCAATGACAACAGGCATCTGTGGATCGATAGTGGCTATGGGTCCGTGCTTCAGTTCTCCCGCAGCATAACCTTCGGCAAAAATATAGGAGAGTTCTTTCATTTTCAAAGCTCCCTCTAGCGCTACCGGTAAAAGTTCTCCTCGTCCCAAAAATAACATTCGCGGTTGGTGCATGAGAGCAAAAGCAATTTTGCTTATAGCTTCATCTTGTTCAAGCATGTGCATAATTGCGTTTTTTAATTGAAAAAAAGCCTGAACCTTTTGTGATTCTTCATGAGGAGATTGAGGAGTAAAATATTTTTCCAAGGCTAAGGTTAATAATTTCAAAGCTACTACTTGTGCCAAAAATGCTTTGGTAGATGCAACGGATATTTCGGGTCCAGCATTGAGATAGAGATTTCCTCCACTATTTTCGCAAACACGAGGAATAGCTGAGCCCAATACATTACAAACTGACACGCATAAAGCGCCTTCACTTAGGGCTTTGTCCAATGCAGCTAGCGTATCAGCGGTTTCTCCTGATTGAGAAATAGCTATTACCAAGGTTGAGCTATTGCTAAGTGTTGTGCGATAGCGATATTCACTGGCAATTTCTACTTCGACAGGAATACCTAAAGCAGTTTCCAAAGCAGGTTTAGCGATGAGCCCGGCTATGTATGAGCTGCCGCATGCAATAATATGAATGCGACTTATGTGTTTCATCCCTTCGAATTTCAGTCCAAAATTATCAAGATCGATTAATCCATTTTTAATACGTCCTAAAAGTACACGTTCGATGACTTCGGGCTGTTCAAAAATTTCTTTATGCATAAAATGTTTATGGCCCATGCGTTCAATATTCTCGGCTTGAGCTTTGAGGGGTAAAAAGTGGCAATCTTTGCGTTTTCCTAAAAGGTCATAAATCTCTACAGTTGTTTTACTGATAAAACCATAATCGCCGTCTTTGAGCGGATAATAATCAGGCTTAAAATCAACCAAAGCCATTTGATCGGATGCAAAAAAAGATTCATTATCTCCCCGAGCAACAATGAGAGGAGAACCATTTTTTATAAAATAGAGGCGCTCATTATCACCATCGAGCAAAATTCCCAAAGAGTAGGTACCGCGTAAAATATCGCTGATACGTTGCAGAGCACTGAGCATCTCGATGCCCTCATCTAATAGGCTATTGAGAATGTGGGCAACTACTTCGGTATCGGTGGAAGAAGAGAAGTTATGCCCCTTCGTCTGCAGGCGATGTTTTAATTCGCTAAAATTTTCAATAATACCGTTATGAACTACCGAAACGCGTCCGTATTTGTGTGGGTGAGCATTGACATCGCTTGGGGCTCCATGGGTGGCCCAGCGAGTATGGCCAATGGCCTGGTGGCCATTAAGATTGAGGTTTTCAATATGGTTTTTAAGCGCTCCAAGTTTACCAACAGTTTTTTTTAAAGTGACAAAAGAATTATTTTCATTTATTGCGATACCCGAAGAATCATAACCTCGATATTCTAGACGTTCGAGCCCCTTAATGATAATGGTTTTTGCATTCTGTTCTCCAATGTATCCAACAATTCCACACATATTAAATTCCTTTTGACATTATTTCGAGTTCATACCTGAGGGAGGCGCCAATGGCTTGTAAACTTGGTCAAGGAAATGTCATAAACGGTTCATTTAAAGAAGGCAGCATAGCATTGGAAAGCAAAAATCCAAGCAGCAATTATGTGCCTGTTTTTCGCACCACAACAGATGTATCTCACGTAAATGAAGCGGTTGAAGCAGCAAAAAATTCCATGAAATCATGGGATTATATAGGTTTGGAAAAACGCATTGAGTATCTCATGCGACTTAAGGAAGTTTTTCAAAAAAATGAAGCTCAAATAGCTCAGGCCATATCAGACGAAATGGGCAAGATCAAAAGTGAGGCATTGACAGAGGCAAAGAGTTTATCTGCTCGCATCGATCTGATGATCAATCATGGTCTTGAGCGTATTCAAGATGAGTCGCTCTATCAACTCCGTTCACAGACGCGTCATCATAAACAGGGAGTTTTAGCTGTAATCGGCCCTTATAATTTTCCTGCACATTTAGTAAATGCTCACGTAATTCCTAGTCTTCTTAGCGGAAACACCGTGGTCATAAAACCTTCGGAAATATGTCCACAAGTGGGAGAGATCTACGCTCAATGTTTCCTACAAGCGCAATTTCCCAAAGGCGTGGTGAACATGGTTCAGGGCGATGGCAGTATTGCTCATAAATTATCCATTCACCCGCACATCGACGGAGTTTTGTTTACCGGCAGCTATAATACCGGACGAAAAATTCAAGAGGCTCTACTCGATCAGCCGCATAAAATTATAGCACTTGAGTTGGGAGGAAAAAACTTTTCAGTCGTGATGGACGATGCCCACATTGAACAAGCGCTGTTTGAAATAATTCAAGGATCTTTTTTGACGACGGGACAACGCTGCACGGCCACCAGCAGAGTTCTTGTGCAACAAAATATTTTCGAACAATTTCGCGCTTTATTGATAGATGTGAGTAAAAAACTCAAGCCCGATACAGAAAATAATCAAGCTATGTTCGGTCCGCTAGCCACAAAGCAAGCGCTCGAAAAATTTCAGCGTGGCCTTATACGCGCAAAAGAAGAAGGTGTAGAAGTCTTATTGGAATCTCAAGTTCTCGAAGGGGGTGCCTTTGTCACACCGTCGATCTATCAGGTATGTGGGGAACATCCAATCGGAGGCTATTTAAGTGAGGAACTTTTTGGTCCCAATATTGCACTTGAATCTTTTCAGAACTTAGATCAAGCTATTGTACGCATCAATCAGAGTCCATATGGGCTTTCTAATTCTCTTTTTAGCATCGACCAATCAAATTTTGAGAAGATGTACAGTGAGACAAAATGTGGAGTTCTCAATTTCAATCGATCTACTAATGGTGCTTATGGGCAGATGCCTTTTGGAGGAGTTAACAAAAGCGGTAATCAACGACCTGCTGGTATCGATGCTGTTCGTTACACAACCTATCCTGTAGCACTTACATCTTTGGCCTATGGTGAAAGTAGTGCTTCTTCTGAGCTTAAAAAATTATTAAATGATTCAGCTCTGTCTCACACGCGTGTAAATATCATTAATACTCGTCATGAAATCGAAAAAATCTTTGAACTTTTTGGCATAAACAGCGAAGCAGCTGCTCAAAATAAATTAATTTATTTAAAAAATTCATTTGCAGACTTTAAAGAATTTTCACATGAATTTTACATAGGTATATCTAAAATTTTTGCCGATGCAGTTGTTATCGATGAAAAATATCTAAAATTTAATTTGAATTTTATAAAAAATGCTGATGATTGTATAAATAATTTAAAAAAATATTTGGAAGAAGTCTGCGCAAAAACAGGTTTAAATATTTCTAAATATAAACCATTAAAAATTGCCATACCTAAGGATATGCAAATTCCTCGTTCCCGAGCAATGCTTGATCGTTTGTACCAAGGAAATTTTGTACCTAAAGAGAAAAAGGCACCAGTCGCAGATCTCTATCGAAGCCGAGGAGCTTATCTTGCCAGTGTGGATGATGAGCCGCTAATTTTATTTGATGCAGCAAGTCAAATTGCAACTATCGGCGCAGGTTTCAATGCCGATACATTACAAAATTCTTACGATCGAGGAGATTTCGATGGTGAACTTGCACAAAACTACGATCTTTCCAATCAGGAAAATGATTTATCGGATGCAGCCTATAATGCTGTGCTGGCAAAAAAACAATTAGAAGATTTTCTTCATCACCAATCTGATCATATTTTCAAGTCAGTATCCTACGGAGCCTCTGGTGCAGAAGCAAATGAAATTTCCTTTGATCTATGTCGACAACATGGGCCTGGAGGAACTCGCATCATAGCTTTTGAAGGTGCATTTCATGGACGTACCATCATGGCCTTGCAAGCCACCTACAATAAAGAAAAGCGTGGACCATTCATGTTTGAAGGTTTCGAGGCGCATTTTGTTCCTTTTCCAAAAATGGACGATATTACTGAGCAACCAAAGGTAAATCTCGATCATCTTAGAGATTTATCTTTAGGAATAATTCCACAGGTTGAAGACTCTGATAGCTTGCTTGATTTGGAAATACATAGTCTTAGGCGAGTGAAGGAAGAGGTCGAGCATGGCAATATTTGTGCCGTCATCGTAGAGCCCATGCAGTGCGAAGGCGGTGATCGCTACGCATCTTATAGGTTTTTTAATTATCTGCGAGCGCTAACCCGTGGTTTAAAAGTTCCTTTGATTTTTGATGAAGTTCAGACTGGTTTTCATTTGGGGCAGAAATTTTTTTGGCATCAACAGTTTGATCTCAAAGATGCTAATGGTAAACGCGATTATCCCGATTGCATCAGCTTAGGAAAAAAAGCTCAGCTTGGTATAGTTATGAGTGTGTGGGATAACCATCGCGATTATAGTCCCCATGTTATTCAACTTAAGCGAGGTCTTTTGCAGGCCAAAGTTATAACTACTTCGATGGCTATTACTACCGAGGCACAAGCAAAGAAAGAATTGAAACGCTTGCAAGAAAATTTTCCAGACTTGGTGCAAAATACGCGCGCATGTGGGTTTGCTTTTGCATTTGATATGCCCACCTCGAAACTCGCAAATGATTTGATAAATCAGCGTTTTGAAAGGGGGTTTATGGCATATATTGCTGGTGAAAAAACTTTGCGTTTTCGGCTCAACATGACCACTGGTGAACAAATTATTAATTCTTTATTTAAAAAATTATTTGTAGCATTAGTAGACATGCAAGAAGGTCATAGTTTTAAAAGAACAGCAGTTCCTATCATCAATGACGAAGATGACCTAGTGCAGCTAGGCGAAGTTGAATTAATTGAACTTACAACTGGTAATTTTGATGACCACATCGATGAGATCCATGCAATAGAAAAAAATACCTACGAAGAAGGTAGAAGAGACAGCATGGATAAGTTGAGGGAGTGGCTAAGCTACGAATCAAGTCTTGGTCTTTTGGTAAAATGCAAGCATGAAGGTCACAGTTTTGTCGGGGGCTACATTATTGGAGGCCCTCTAGAATACGCAAACATCGATGGGCCATTACAAGACTCAATGCGCAATAAAAATAATACATTTTATTCGGCTAATCTTAGTGTGGATCCTCGTGTTAGAGGTCGAGGTTTGGGTAGAATTTTAAAAAATGAGCAGATACGACGTGTCAAAAAAATGAAAAAAGAAGATGGGCATGAGCGCTATCACTTTTTGACAGGAAGAAATCGTTTGGATCGTGCTCAAGCCATGACCCATATCAATGAACAGCTTGGCGCTTATTCTGTGGCAATTTATGACAATCAGTACGGTGCCGAAAAAGCCAAAGCTTTGTATTATCGTTTACCGCTTAAAAAAAGCGAGCATATATGCGATAGCCTAATGACTGAGCAAACTCTTGATTGCAGCAATACTATTCAGCCAGCTTTTCATAGTATTCCCAAAGGATTGGAGCGTGATCTTAGAAATAATTATTTCCGTGCTTTTACAGGATCAAAACTAACGCTCTCAAATTGGGCAACGCCCAATCTAATTCGCTATAGCGAGCTCTTGCGTGCGCTTATGCCAAAACATTTAAAACATAGCTATTTCACTTCGGGACGTGACGAGGTTGTTGATAAGGGACTTAGAAGTATTCGTTATCATAGACTCGAAGCAGATATGGTGATCGGTTTTAGTCATCAATGGTTGGGAAATATCACTGCTGCAGCACGATCGCTTAGTCACGATCAAGGACAGAGCAAACCTTTCAAATGGTTTGATTGGCCACATGTTGCTCATCCGCAAATTGTTGGCGCTCATGAAAGTTTGAATCAAATCCAACAGATTCTAAAAACTACTCCAAGCAATAAGATTTTGGCTTTTGTAGTGGAACTCATGGGAGAAAAATCAGCTTTGAGTTTCGATGATGAATTTTTACAAAAACTTGATGATATTCGCAAACAAACTTCTATTCCTCTCGTTTTTGTTGAAACAACGTCATCATTGGGACGCTCAGGGAAAACTTTATTTTTAAGCGATAGTTTGTCGGTAAAAGCCAATATGGTGTGGTGGTATACTGGTGGGCAACTGGGACATGTATTTGTTGATGATAATTATTTCGTTGAAAAACCTCTTACACTTATTTCAACTTGGGATGGCGATGAGATTTCAATTAATCGTGCATACCATTATTTGTTAGCTGCATCAGAGCGATCACTTAGGCTTATTCAACAATTTTCATCTCAACTTCAGGAATTATTTGATAATGAACATCATCGAGGGCAAGGCTGTTGGCATGGAGTGAAGTTCAGAAATATTTCTGCTCACGATGCGCAAAGAAAAGCCAAAGAGCTTTCTGTCCAATGTGGAATTGGTTTTGATGACTGGTTGATGGTATGCGCAAGAAGTGATTTTTCATCGGCCCAATTTGAAAAAATTCTTGTTACTCTCAAAGAGATAATTGATTGCGACCAAGCTTAGATATACTTTTGAAAGTAATTTTTTAGCGACCTTAAAAATTATTCTTAGTCACGCTCACTTGTTATACCTGCATTACTTGTCATCCCCGCGCAGGCGGGGATCCAAAATAGAGCCATACCAAATTCCCAAGTATGGATTTTGATTTTTCATCCACACTAATGCTTAGAGGTGTTTTTCCATCGGGCTTTACATCATGAATGAGTGTAAGAACTTGTGGAAAGAAACTCCTAATCAAGATTGCGCTATAAAGATATCCTTGGCCATTATCACCAATAAAAATTAGGTTTTTGTCTGGATTTAAAAAATAAGAATATAAAAATCCCAAAAATTTATTTACTGCCCATGAGGCATAATTGTCATTGAAAAAACCTATTTTTTTGCAAAATTGAGAAGTTTTTCTTTGAGTTCATTCATTCCGATTGGAGATTGAGCGATGAATTTATTTTTGATGAATAGAATATCTGGTTTTTTGTGGTTTTTTTCCCATAAAAAAATAAATGCTTTTATGCGTTGGTTTTTTAATATCACCCGAAAATAATGGTGGGGCGAAACATCAATAAATGAATTATTATCAAATTTATTTTCTCGAACAGATCCCGCTGTAAAAATGCTCAATTCAAAAAAAGATGAAGCATAGGATGGAGGATTAAGAGTATAAGATTTCTTTTGCCCAAGCATGTTATGTGCGGCTACAATTCCTTGCTCTTTAGCTGCAAGCCATTTGCTGCTTTGAATATATTCTTTGCTTAATGGATCAATAAAACTTGCAACGTCGCCGGCAGCAAAAATATGTGGATCGCTGGTGTTGAGATAAGTATCAGTCTTGATGCCATTATTTTTTGTAAGCGCTAGACCTGCGGCTTTAGCAAGTTCACTATTGGGGCGATTTCCAATGGCAAATATGACGAGATCTGTTTCAATTATGCTCCCATCGCTCATCTTCACTTTAAGACCATCGTTGACGTGGCGAAAGATATTCTCAATTTGACCATCATTAATCAAATTAATTCCTTTGGCCAAAGCACGTTGCATAATAAATTTATCAGCACGACTATCGCTCTTTGTACCTAGAAATCTATTGTTGCGCGCGAGTAAGCTTATGGTGAGAGGAGGTTTTATGTGAGAGAGTGCATCGGCAAGCTCAAGTGATCGTAAACCTGTACCAACGATCAACACCCGTTTTTTTGTGCTGATAATTTTTGAAATAGCTCGAACATCTCCTTGAGAGTTAAAGTGCACAACATTTGGCAATAAAAACACGTGTTCAAGGTGAGCAGGAGCTAATGGGTGAGTTCCTGTAGTGATAAGAAGTTTGTCGTAATTAATTTCTTGTTTGTTTGCCAATATAATTTTTTTTTGCGCTCTGTTTATAGCGATAACTTTGCCATCAAAAAAAATTTTTTCTTTTGATATCGGCGGGAGCATTTCTATATCAGAGGAAGTTTTCTTTCCGCTCACAAGTGCTGCAAGTGAAGTTCTTTTGTAGCTTTGATCTGCATCCTGATCGATGCAGGTGATAACGGAATCTGGAGCAAGTTTCTCAAGCTCTTTTACGGCAAAATAGCCAGCAGAAGAGCACCCAATCACTATAAAATGTTGTCCTCGATGAATAGGTTGTTGCTTTATGGAAAAACAAGCAACAAGCATAGAGGCTAAAATAAAGATGAGCGATAATTTTTTCACGATCACTGCTTTCCGTTGGGAAACTGTTTTGAAAATGCTTAAAAATTATTTAGCTTCTTTTTCAAGCAGTTCTTCGTAAGCCTTGCTATTAAGCAATTTTTTGCTTTGACTTGGATCATGTAGTTTAATTTTTAACATCCATCCTTCGCCATAAGGGTCTCTATTGATCTGTTCGGGCGTATCGATAATCGTGTGATTGACAGCCAGTACTGTTCCAGAGAGTGGAGCAAAAATATCGCTCACAGCTTTAACACTTTCAACAACTCCGATAGCTTTTCCTTGGTCAATTTCTTTTCCGCAGTCAGGCAGTTCTACATACACTACATCGCCCAAGCAACTTTGAGCATAGTCACTGATTCCAAAGATTGCTTCATCACCTTGAATTTTTACCCATTCATGCTCTTCGCTAAAAAGCCGATCATCAGGAATTATTTTTGTCATGCGTGCTCCTATCAACTAATAAATTTTGTTTTGGCCACAGAGGCTTTGCTAAGACGACCGCGGATATCAATGTAAATTTCATCACCATTTTTTAAGTCTGTAGCTGTACAAAAGGCAAGACCAATGGCTTGGGTTTGGCTTGGAGGCCATGTGCCAGAGCTGACTTTTCCAATCTGGTTTTGATGTTTATCAAAAATTTTAAAGCCAGCTCGTGCAATTCCTCGCTCATTGAGACGAAAGCCAAATAATTTTTTTTGCAGTCCCTGCGTTTTTTGTAATATCAGTGCATCTTTGCCAATAAATTTTTTAGAAAAATCAACAGCAAAAGAAAGGCGCGCTTCAAGCGGCGTTGTATTCTCATCCATGTCCGATCCATGAAGGAGCATGCCAGCTTCAAGTCGCAAAGAATCACGTGCGGCAAGTCCACATGGGCGTACTGAATGGTTTAAAAATATATTCCAAAGATCCTGTGCATTATCATTGGCAACAAAGATTTCTACGCCATCTTCACCCGTGTATCCAGTGCGCGCGATCAGTACTGCCATAGAGGAAATATTTATTTGAGAAAAATGAAAGCGATCGGGGAGTGGTCCATCGCAGAGATGTTGCAGGATCTCTATGCTTTTTGGACCTTGCAGTGCTATTTGAGCATAGCGATCGGAAGCATTTTCAAGATTAAGGTCAAAATCTGAGCTCATGCCCTTGAGCCATTTCCAATCATTATCAATATTAGCGGCATTGACGCAGAGCAAAAAATTAGTCGGTGAAATTTTATAGACGATAAGATCGTCGA
Proteins encoded in this region:
- the gcvH gene encoding glycine cleavage system protein GcvH, with the protein product MTKIIPDDRLFSEEHEWVKIQGDEAIFGISDYAQSCLGDVVYVELPDCGKEIDQGKAIGVVESVKAVSDIFAPLSGTVLAVNHTIIDTPEQINRDPYGEGWMLKIKLHDPSQSKKLLNSKAYEELLEKEAK
- the gcvT gene encoding glycine cleavage system aminomethyltransferase GcvT, with product MTAKKTPLYNCHQKCGAHMVEFAQTLLPVRYQSEKEEHLAVRNHVGMFDVSHMGEFFVSGNEAEKFLNYTLSNNVEKLKNNQAHYSLMLNINGGIIDDLIVYKISPTNFLLCVNAANIDNDWKWLKGMSSDFDLNLENASDRYAQIALQGPKSIEILQHLCDGPLPDRFHFSQINISSMAVLIARTGYTGEDGVEIFVANDNAQDLWNIFLNHSVRPCGLAARDSLRLEAGMLLHGSDMDENTTPLEARLSFAVDFSKKFIGKDALILQKTQGLQKKLFGFRLNERGIARAGFKIFDKHQNQIGKVSSGTWPPSQTQAIGLAFCTATDLKNGDEIYIDIRGRLSKASVAKTKFIS